A region of Legionella donaldsonii DNA encodes the following proteins:
- a CDS encoding acyl-CoA dehydrogenase family protein has product MNVDKDYQQARTDFQTWRQQLQENILRPNSSLMHTYQCYFSQQPDFMQQLSRFALQVAEQLEPLVVENNLDANLPKIEQYNAIGERHDRVIHHPSYVAAGDLIYGSGLMRYLLTAGQMQKTLSLFLLSAHAGEAGHNCPIACSAGVIRILSHYSQLKQTKYYLDKLTEPAFSQNYTGAQFLTEIQGGSDVGANAAYAYQDNEGQWRISGEKWFCSNANADLILLTARYDQQVSGTRGLGLFLLPSQLSDGKPNQFKLRRLKQKIGTRSMATAEIDFEAAFAYPMGEMAQGINLVMENVLHLSRIFNAFSVLGMARRAYQIAYYYAVNRAAFQHKIIKYPLVKETLAHIKAENTALLASIFHMVHLQDELDANPQQEHAKTQQLLLRTLANINKYYTAKRTVENVHHCLDILAGNGTIESFSSLPRLLRDCIVCENWEGTHFTLWMQTLRDINKFQVDELFLAHLLQLLNQVKESSQHKLTLQENIVVLAEKIKVMKRVSAEEQSLQIQEIIEKMAILHAALTLVLELQVGNPPEAKKGALDLFMQKHINKNGYPYTDYIGLLNAILAIN; this is encoded by the coding sequence ATGAACGTTGATAAGGACTATCAACAGGCAAGAACTGATTTTCAAACGTGGCGCCAACAATTGCAAGAGAATATTTTGAGGCCCAATTCTTCTCTTATGCATACCTATCAATGCTATTTTTCCCAACAACCAGACTTCATGCAACAACTAAGTCGTTTTGCTCTTCAAGTGGCAGAGCAATTAGAACCCCTTGTAGTAGAAAATAATTTAGATGCTAATCTGCCAAAAATTGAACAATATAATGCCATTGGTGAGCGGCATGATCGGGTCATTCATCACCCTTCCTATGTTGCTGCTGGCGACCTCATTTATGGTTCAGGCTTAATGCGCTATTTGCTTACAGCAGGCCAAATGCAAAAGACCCTCAGCCTGTTCCTGCTATCTGCACATGCTGGTGAAGCCGGGCATAATTGTCCTATCGCTTGTTCAGCTGGCGTAATTCGTATCTTAAGCCATTACTCGCAATTAAAACAAACGAAGTATTATTTGGATAAATTAACAGAGCCTGCTTTTAGTCAAAATTACACCGGAGCACAGTTTTTAACTGAGATTCAAGGGGGTTCTGATGTTGGCGCAAATGCCGCTTATGCCTATCAAGATAATGAAGGGCAATGGCGGATTAGCGGAGAAAAATGGTTTTGTTCCAATGCCAATGCGGATTTGATTTTATTGACAGCCCGCTATGATCAACAGGTTAGTGGAACCCGGGGCCTAGGATTGTTTTTGTTGCCAAGTCAATTGTCGGATGGTAAGCCTAACCAATTTAAACTCAGACGTTTAAAACAAAAAATTGGTACTCGTTCAATGGCGACGGCTGAAATTGATTTTGAAGCAGCGTTCGCTTATCCGATGGGGGAAATGGCTCAAGGCATTAACTTGGTCATGGAAAATGTTTTGCATTTATCGCGAATTTTTAATGCCTTTTCCGTTTTGGGTATGGCAAGACGTGCTTATCAAATCGCTTATTACTATGCAGTTAATCGCGCTGCTTTCCAGCATAAAATTATTAAGTATCCCTTGGTAAAAGAAACATTAGCCCATATCAAAGCTGAAAATACCGCGTTGCTGGCCAGTATTTTTCATATGGTACATCTTCAGGATGAATTGGATGCTAATCCGCAACAAGAGCATGCTAAAACGCAGCAGCTTCTTTTGCGAACTTTGGCGAATATCAATAAATATTATACTGCCAAGCGCACAGTAGAGAATGTCCATCATTGTCTTGATATCCTGGCTGGTAATGGAACAATAGAAAGTTTTTCTTCTTTACCCCGTTTATTAAGGGATTGTATTGTTTGTGAAAATTGGGAAGGAACCCATTTTACCTTATGGATGCAAACCTTAAGAGACATTAATAAATTTCAAGTGGATGAGTTGTTTCTAGCTCATTTATTGCAACTACTCAATCAAGTGAAAGAGAGTTCTCAGCATAAACTGACCCTACAGGAAAATATTGTTGTTTTGGCTGAAAAAATTAAAGTAATGAAAAGAGTATCGGCTGAAGAGCAAAGTTTGCAAATACAAGAAATCATTGAAAAGATGGCTATCTTGCATGCAGCTTTAACGTTAGTTTTAGAACTGCAAGTAGGAAATCCACCCGAAGCAAAGAAGGGGGCTTTGGATTTATTTATGCAAAAACACATCAATAAAAATGGTTATCCTTATACCGATTATATAGGGTTATTAAATGCCATTCTGGCTATTAATTAA
- a CDS encoding rhodanese-related sulfurtransferase codes for MSLYVIVTFYKFTPLTDYVSMKEPLLKSMKANEIKGTIILASEGVNGTFCGKKENVLSLIAFMRSYAGLEDLAFKESFDEFNPFDKAKVKLRKEIVTLGEAGIDPVLVTGTHVSPEEWNELIADPDVVVVDTRNDYEVQLGTFKGAINPKTENFRDFPDYVTNHLNDKKDKKIAMFCTGGIRCEKSTSYLKKLGFNEVYQLDGGILNYLASIPKEKSMWEGSCFVFDDRVALDHKLHSLERGSIDSEWKNNNRKKSMEESDTL; via the coding sequence ATGAGCTTATATGTAATTGTTACATTTTATAAATTTACACCACTCACTGATTATGTCTCTATGAAAGAGCCTTTATTAAAGTCAATGAAAGCAAATGAAATAAAAGGAACCATTATTCTGGCTAGTGAAGGAGTAAATGGTACTTTTTGTGGTAAAAAAGAGAATGTGTTATCGCTAATCGCTTTCATGCGCAGTTATGCTGGTTTGGAAGATCTTGCTTTTAAAGAAAGTTTTGATGAATTTAACCCTTTCGATAAAGCAAAGGTAAAATTACGTAAGGAAATTGTAACTCTGGGAGAAGCGGGGATTGATCCGGTTCTGGTCACTGGTACTCATGTGAGCCCCGAGGAATGGAACGAGTTGATTGCTGATCCCGATGTGGTAGTGGTTGATACCAGAAATGATTATGAAGTGCAGTTAGGGACTTTTAAAGGAGCGATTAATCCAAAAACGGAAAACTTCAGAGATTTCCCTGACTATGTTACAAACCATTTGAACGATAAAAAAGATAAGAAAATTGCCATGTTTTGTACTGGCGGCATACGTTGTGAAAAATCGACCTCTTATTTAAAAAAATTGGGCTTTAATGAAGTCTATCAGTTGGATGGTGGCATACTTAATTATTTAGCCTCTATTCCCAAGGAAAAATCCATGTGGGAAGGCAGCTGCTTTGTTTTTGATGACAGGGTAGCCTTAGATCATAAACTACATAGCCTTGAAAGAGGTTCGATTGATAGTGAGTGGAAAAATAATAACCGCAAAAAATCAATGGAAGAATCCGACACGCTCTAG
- a CDS encoding ABC-F family ATP-binding cassette domain-containing protein: MLTLRQITLSRGNKVLLDKTSVTLYEKQKVGLIGHNGCGKSSLFALILDQLHPDSGDCLLNPQLRISHLSQQLPDSDEPAVDFVLAGDDDYLALQQRLGRAEQRGDDAEVLLCHELLNQTAGYSKPAKAASIMAGLGFKATEQKNSVNSFSGGWRMRLSLARCLMKPADLLLLDEPTNHLDMEAIFWLEKWLKQCPSSILLISHDREFLDAFVTHILHIEQQAMNLYSGNYSRFEQIRAQQLALQQLTYEKQQQKISHLMTYVNRFRAKASKAKQAQSRLNAIAKMDIVAQAQVDSPFSFNFYPCPRAGNPLLNCEKVNAGYEINSPILKKINLVLNPGDRLALLGPNGEGKSTLIKTLTGTLTPLSGTIYRSPHLQIGYYAQHQLEELDDKLSPVETIQLLSPETREQTIRDYLGGFNFIGDMATKPIHYFSGGEKARLALAKLVWLKPNLLLLDEPTNHLDLGMRAAIEIALQSYEGALILISHDRHLLRTSVDDFYLVYQHHVQPFKGDLDDYYQWLQNRETGKENTSTQSANQYREKKSLQNRLKKLEQMIEQSHQRLSQFETILSDLSLYEEGQQKKLQTLLNEQKNIQQELLQAEEEWLEIVSSLEESR, encoded by the coding sequence ATGTTAACACTGCGTCAAATTACCCTTTCTCGCGGTAATAAAGTCCTGCTGGATAAAACCAGCGTGACACTGTACGAAAAACAGAAGGTTGGCTTGATTGGCCACAATGGTTGTGGCAAATCCAGTTTGTTTGCCTTAATCCTGGATCAATTGCATCCTGATAGCGGTGATTGCCTGCTTAATCCGCAATTGCGGATTAGCCATTTATCACAGCAGTTACCGGATAGTGACGAACCTGCCGTTGATTTTGTACTTGCTGGTGATGACGATTATCTGGCGTTACAACAACGATTGGGTCGTGCAGAGCAACGAGGTGACGATGCTGAGGTTCTCCTCTGCCACGAATTACTCAATCAAACAGCGGGTTATAGTAAACCTGCAAAAGCAGCTTCTATTATGGCTGGCTTGGGCTTTAAAGCGACAGAACAAAAAAATTCTGTGAACAGTTTTTCGGGCGGTTGGCGTATGCGTTTAAGCCTTGCCCGCTGCCTTATGAAACCTGCCGACCTCCTGTTGCTTGATGAACCGACTAACCACTTGGATATGGAAGCTATTTTCTGGTTGGAAAAATGGCTAAAGCAATGCCCGAGTAGCATTTTACTCATTTCCCATGATCGCGAATTTCTGGATGCCTTTGTTACTCATATTCTTCATATAGAACAGCAGGCTATGAATTTATATAGTGGGAATTACAGCCGTTTTGAGCAAATCCGTGCTCAACAATTGGCTCTGCAGCAACTCACTTATGAAAAACAGCAACAGAAAATTAGTCATTTGATGACTTATGTTAATCGCTTTCGTGCGAAAGCATCAAAAGCCAAGCAGGCACAAAGTCGACTCAACGCGATCGCTAAAATGGACATTGTGGCACAGGCACAGGTTGATTCACCTTTTTCTTTTAACTTTTATCCCTGTCCACGTGCAGGAAATCCTTTGCTCAACTGTGAAAAAGTAAATGCTGGCTACGAGATAAACAGTCCAATTCTGAAAAAGATCAATTTGGTATTAAATCCCGGAGACAGGCTGGCGTTACTAGGTCCTAACGGTGAAGGAAAATCAACGTTAATTAAAACCCTGACGGGGACCTTAACACCTTTATCCGGTACGATTTATCGCTCACCCCACTTGCAAATTGGTTATTATGCCCAGCACCAACTGGAAGAATTAGATGATAAATTAAGCCCTGTTGAAACAATTCAGCTCCTCTCCCCAGAAACCCGCGAACAAACCATTCGTGATTATTTGGGTGGTTTTAATTTTATAGGGGACATGGCCACCAAACCTATCCACTATTTTTCGGGCGGTGAAAAAGCGAGGCTCGCTCTGGCTAAATTGGTTTGGTTAAAACCCAATCTATTATTGCTTGATGAGCCAACAAACCATTTGGATCTTGGTATGCGGGCTGCGATAGAAATCGCTCTACAAAGCTATGAAGGCGCCTTAATTCTGATTTCACATGACAGGCATTTATTGCGCACCTCTGTCGATGATTTTTACCTTGTTTATCAACATCACGTGCAACCCTTTAAAGGTGATTTGGACGATTATTATCAATGGCTACAGAATCGGGAAACAGGGAAAGAAAATACATCAACCCAAAGTGCAAACCAATATCGTGAGAAAAAAAGTTTACAAAATCGTCTGAAAAAACTGGAGCAAATGATCGAACAGTCCCATCAACGGCTCTCTCAATTTGAAACAATACTTTCAGATTTATCCCTCTATGAAGAGGGGCAGCAAAAAAAATTGCAAACGTTATTAAATGAACAGAAAAATATACAGCAAGAGCTTCTTCAGGCCGAAGAAGAATGGTTAGAAATAGTCAGCAGCCTCGAGGAATCACGCTAA
- the yajC gene encoding preprotein translocase subunit YajC produces MSFFISDAMAAAPTTTQAAQPDGTFSLIMIVVIFVLFYFMLIRPQNKRAKEHREMINQLKKGDEIVTSGGILAKVVSIDEQYIKVALAEGVEINLQRGAVSTILPKGTIKSL; encoded by the coding sequence ATGAGTTTTTTTATAAGCGATGCTATGGCTGCAGCCCCGACCACTACACAAGCAGCGCAGCCTGACGGCACGTTTTCGCTGATTATGATCGTTGTCATTTTTGTATTGTTTTATTTTATGTTGATAAGGCCACAAAACAAACGAGCAAAAGAACATCGTGAAATGATTAATCAATTGAAGAAGGGCGATGAAATTGTAACGTCTGGAGGAATACTGGCTAAGGTTGTTAGCATTGATGAGCAATACATCAAAGTTGCTCTTGCCGAAGGCGTTGAAATTAACTTGCAGCGAGGCGCAGTAAGTACAATTTTGCCTAAAGGCACCATTAAATCCCTTTAA
- a CDS encoding DUF1840 domain-containing protein — protein sequence MLVTFSSDAYENITMFGDVAIQLLKMMGHSATIPGAIVAADIPEALTRLQQGLAKTGKKEQNTADEAEDEEPNISLAHRAFPLLNMLKSAQKKQCDVLWA from the coding sequence ATGTTGGTTACTTTCTCCAGTGATGCTTACGAAAATATCACCATGTTTGGTGATGTAGCAATACAACTTTTAAAAATGATGGGGCACAGCGCTACAATTCCCGGTGCAATTGTTGCTGCGGATATTCCTGAAGCATTAACTCGCTTACAACAGGGACTAGCGAAAACAGGAAAAAAAGAACAAAACACCGCCGATGAGGCGGAGGACGAAGAACCTAATATAAGCCTTGCTCATCGCGCCTTTCCTTTACTCAATATGCTTAAATCAGCCCAAAAGAAGCAATGTGATGTTTTATGGGCATAA
- a CDS encoding queuine tRNA-ribosyltransferase — protein MINKKQGLGLTPVLTAEAGNCLTLANWQEVGIKAGAYYLDALLMKPGVVCLKKLAPLSHYTGWQGITVLNASLLTARNGVYTIRSCYDGSRIITDQNELTSLISLLQADRVVLPYGILNNSNLKVWQTLAETSRLFVSVDEHAPIYPDWLLGRYLRYDCTKPFSDFMQELRQHADAPLYLSGEFTSEQLHELARYPVWHVESDKPARDAMEGRVYNKEGIIDILDSQQAEDYRPIADCSCPTCQQSLTRAYLHHLLGHTPLLCQRFLIQHNVHYYQQLLLPS, from the coding sequence ATGATAAACAAAAAACAAGGTCTAGGTTTGACCCCGGTATTGACTGCGGAAGCAGGCAATTGTTTGACTCTGGCAAACTGGCAAGAAGTCGGTATTAAGGCTGGGGCTTATTATTTGGACGCATTGCTCATGAAGCCTGGGGTTGTTTGCCTTAAAAAACTTGCTCCTTTATCTCATTATACCGGTTGGCAAGGGATTACTGTATTAAATGCTTCACTATTAACTGCACGAAATGGTGTTTACACGATTCGCTCTTGCTATGATGGCAGCCGTATAATAACTGATCAGAACGAACTGACTTCCTTAATTAGCTTGTTGCAGGCGGATAGAGTGGTTTTGCCCTACGGAATATTGAATAACTCTAATCTCAAAGTTTGGCAAACCCTAGCCGAAACAAGTAGGTTATTTGTTTCAGTGGATGAGCACGCACCAATTTATCCGGACTGGTTATTGGGCAGGTACCTGCGTTATGACTGCACAAAACCTTTTTCCGATTTTATGCAGGAACTGCGACAACATGCCGATGCACCTCTCTATTTGAGTGGTGAATTTACAAGTGAACAATTGCATGAGTTGGCACGTTATCCTGTTTGGCATGTAGAGTCTGATAAACCAGCCAGAGATGCAATGGAAGGGCGGGTTTACAATAAAGAAGGCATCATTGATATCCTTGATAGCCAACAGGCAGAAGATTACCGGCCCATTGCTGATTGTTCTTGTCCAACTTGTCAGCAATCATTGACCAGAGCCTATTTACATCATTTATTAGGGCACACACCACTTTTGTGCCAACGGTTTCTTATTCAACATAATGTTCATTATTACCAACAGCTGTTATTACCCTCATGA
- a CDS encoding transporter substrate-binding domain-containing protein has protein sequence MGLLKRLVWPFVLCFILSISPSYADTNVKVGTVFFDPPFVMSINQGFDIDLIRAIFQRMKTSYEIIPMDYNQLFTALNDGTIDIAIGGISISPDREAVYIFTLPYMVSKGQFLILKNSGIKSIDNLLGGKVGVIRGEEQGGVFYNYLSTNYINQFQLMKFDDMEDIITALSNKSITAAFLNQPTAAYWEQNGGGQFKALGQPAIIGSGYGIMALPTHSALIGTINQQLQGIEKDNTYLNLYGTYFSD, from the coding sequence ATGGGATTATTAAAAAGGCTGGTTTGGCCATTCGTTTTATGTTTTATTCTAAGTATTTCTCCAAGTTATGCTGATACGAATGTTAAGGTAGGTACGGTTTTTTTTGATCCCCCTTTTGTGATGTCAATTAATCAAGGTTTCGATATTGATTTGATACGTGCCATTTTCCAACGGATGAAAACGTCTTATGAGATTATCCCGATGGATTACAATCAGTTATTTACGGCGCTAAATGACGGGACAATTGATATTGCTATCGGCGGTATTTCTATTTCTCCTGACAGAGAAGCCGTTTATATTTTCACTTTGCCTTATATGGTGAGTAAGGGGCAATTTTTAATTTTGAAAAACAGCGGTATTAAATCAATCGATAACTTACTGGGTGGAAAAGTGGGTGTTATAAGGGGGGAAGAGCAGGGCGGAGTTTTTTATAATTATTTGTCTACCAATTACATAAATCAATTCCAACTGATGAAGTTTGATGACATGGAAGATATTATTACGGCCTTAAGTAATAAGAGCATTACAGCAGCCTTTCTTAATCAACCCACAGCTGCTTATTGGGAGCAAAATGGAGGTGGCCAGTTTAAAGCTTTGGGACAACCTGCAATTATAGGGTCTGGTTATGGGATTATGGCTTTACCAACCCATTCAGCCTTAATAGGAACGATTAATCAGCAATTGCAGGGCATCGAAAAAGACAATACTTATTTAAATCTATACGGTACTTATTTCTCTGATTGA
- a CDS encoding YbhB/YbcL family Raf kinase inhibitor-like protein, giving the protein MSLSLTSPAFAANTLIPSQYTCQGADISPALLWQEAPAATKSYVLILDDPDAPSGDWVHWVIFNIPPTVQGLADDAELPTGAVNSKNSWGQIGYRGPCPPSGTHRYFFKLYALDTLLTLNANATKQDVLAAMANHVLEKSELIGLYRRQ; this is encoded by the coding sequence ATGAGCTTATCCCTTACGAGTCCAGCTTTTGCAGCGAATACCCTGATCCCCTCTCAATATACCTGTCAAGGTGCTGATATTTCTCCAGCGCTGCTTTGGCAAGAGGCACCGGCAGCAACAAAATCTTATGTATTAATCCTGGATGATCCCGATGCTCCCAGTGGAGATTGGGTGCATTGGGTGATATTTAATATACCGCCAACTGTCCAAGGATTAGCGGATGATGCCGAATTACCAACAGGCGCAGTAAACAGTAAAAACAGTTGGGGGCAAATAGGCTATCGAGGTCCTTGCCCGCCAAGTGGTACACATCGTTATTTCTTTAAACTTTATGCATTGGATACGCTCTTAACTCTTAATGCCAATGCAACCAAACAAGATGTTCTTGCCGCGATGGCGAATCATGTGTTGGAGAAAAGTGAGTTGATAGGTCTTTATCGTAGGCAATAA
- the queA gene encoding tRNA preQ1(34) S-adenosylmethionine ribosyltransferase-isomerase QueA — translation MNKQDFYFDLPEELIAQYPLAKRSDSRLLIYNRKTGCSAHHQFKDIVQFFQPGDLLVMNNSKVIPARLYGRKESGGKIELLIERLQGNNSFLAHIKASKSPKAGTLIYLDNDWRVEVVSKQDDLYHCQVLGDVEMMLEQIGHMPLPPYITRADDTMDSERYQTVYAKYKGSVAAPTAGLHFDEELLQQLQGKGINIAYSTLHVGAGTFRPVRCDSISEHKMHSEQFTVTEALCQAVNETRAAGKRVIAVGTTALRSLESAAEGGRLKPCSRDTDIFIYPGYQFQICDGLITNFHLPESTLLMLVSAFIGHAQAMALYQEAIAQNYRFFSYGDASLLL, via the coding sequence ATGAATAAGCAAGATTTTTATTTTGATTTACCGGAAGAGTTGATTGCGCAGTATCCTTTAGCCAAACGCAGCGACTCGCGATTATTGATTTACAATCGCAAAACGGGTTGTAGCGCGCATCATCAATTCAAAGACATTGTGCAATTTTTTCAGCCCGGTGATCTTTTAGTAATGAATAACAGTAAAGTTATCCCGGCGCGCTTGTATGGCAGAAAAGAAAGTGGGGGCAAGATCGAGTTATTGATTGAACGCTTGCAAGGCAATAATTCATTTTTAGCCCATATTAAAGCGAGCAAATCACCAAAAGCGGGTACACTTATCTATTTGGACAATGATTGGCGTGTTGAAGTAGTAAGCAAGCAGGATGACTTATACCATTGTCAGGTTTTAGGTGATGTGGAGATGATGCTGGAGCAAATAGGCCACATGCCATTGCCTCCCTACATTACTCGTGCGGATGACACAATGGATAGCGAGCGCTATCAGACTGTGTATGCAAAATATAAAGGGTCAGTAGCAGCGCCGACAGCTGGTTTGCATTTTGATGAAGAACTGTTGCAGCAGTTACAGGGTAAAGGTATTAACATTGCCTATTCAACCTTGCATGTGGGTGCGGGGACTTTTCGTCCGGTGCGTTGCGATTCAATCAGTGAACATAAGATGCATAGTGAGCAATTTACTGTTACTGAGGCGCTATGCCAGGCAGTCAATGAAACCCGGGCAGCGGGCAAGCGTGTGATTGCTGTTGGGACAACCGCCTTGCGTAGTTTGGAGAGTGCCGCTGAAGGAGGTCGCCTCAAACCTTGTAGTCGCGATACCGATATTTTCATTTATCCGGGTTATCAATTTCAAATCTGTGACGGTTTGATTACTAATTTCCATTTGCCTGAATCAACCCTTTTAATGCTTGTTTCCGCTTTTATAGGTCACGCGCAAGCGATGGCTCTTTATCAAGAGGCCATAGCACAAAATTATCGTTTTTTTAGTTATGGCGATGCCAGTTTGTTGCTTTAA
- the secD gene encoding protein translocase subunit SecD translates to MQNKYPLWKNIMLIIIAVLGLIYAIPNLYSEDPAVQISSSTPVDMEQLSQQVQTLLDEAKLKYSPIVVSGDNLEIRFSSTDTQLLARDIIKNGLGSDYTVALNLAAATPTWLSRIGAEPMKQGLDLRGGVHFLLEVDVDSVVGRRFEGLMKSIGQDLREAGIRYTGIRYVADKGIDVRFRSTEDMQNAAVEIKDKFSNLVLEKSNAAYTISLSLSPAELNSIRQNTIEQTMSILRNRVNELGVGEAVVQQQGATRIGVDLPGIQDAARAKQILGGTATLQFHLVDQENDAQIAKQTGVIPVDSKLYMMDGHPILLKRQVVLSGDSITSAVSSFDQQTASPSVQIQLGGGGESLFTKITRENINKRMAIVFVETKATTQTVDGVSKRINHREERVISAPVIQNALGNSFQITGLSDSKEASNLALLLRAGALPAVIYPVEERTVGPSLGKENIHRGMVSLQVGMGLILVLMLVYYRFFGLVANIALFLNLLLLSALMSIIGATLTLPGIAGFVLTVGMAVDANVLIYERIREELRNGLSPQAAMFAGYERAFATIIDANVTTLIVGIVLFAIGTGPVRGFAVILCLGLLTSMLTSITYTRAIVNWYYGGRNVKKLSIGI, encoded by the coding sequence ATGCAGAATAAATATCCTCTGTGGAAAAACATTATGCTGATCATCATTGCGGTGCTCGGCTTAATCTATGCGATACCTAATTTGTACAGCGAAGATCCTGCTGTACAAATTTCTTCATCAACCCCAGTTGACATGGAGCAACTCAGTCAACAAGTTCAGACTTTACTCGACGAAGCAAAGCTCAAATATAGTCCGATAGTCGTTTCTGGAGACAATCTGGAAATAAGGTTTTCTTCGACTGATACCCAATTGCTGGCTCGGGATATTATTAAAAATGGTCTTGGTTCAGATTACACAGTTGCGTTAAATTTAGCAGCGGCCACTCCAACCTGGTTAAGCAGAATAGGTGCAGAACCAATGAAGCAAGGCCTGGATCTGCGTGGTGGGGTACATTTTCTTTTGGAAGTCGATGTAGATAGCGTTGTCGGTCGTCGTTTTGAAGGGTTGATGAAAAGCATCGGCCAGGACTTGCGTGAAGCGGGTATTCGTTATACTGGAATTCGTTATGTCGCTGATAAAGGCATTGACGTACGTTTCCGTTCTACGGAAGACATGCAAAATGCCGCTGTCGAGATTAAGGACAAGTTTTCTAATTTGGTCCTGGAGAAATCGAATGCTGCTTATACGATTTCCCTTTCCTTGTCCCCTGCGGAGTTAAACTCAATTCGTCAGAATACTATCGAACAGACCATGAGTATTTTACGAAATCGGGTTAATGAACTGGGTGTTGGAGAAGCAGTAGTCCAGCAGCAGGGAGCAACACGAATTGGAGTGGATCTTCCTGGTATCCAGGACGCGGCACGTGCAAAACAAATTCTGGGTGGTACCGCTACTTTGCAATTCCATCTCGTTGATCAGGAAAACGATGCACAAATTGCCAAGCAAACAGGGGTTATTCCTGTTGATAGCAAACTCTATATGATGGATGGACACCCTATTTTATTGAAGCGTCAGGTGGTACTCAGCGGCGATTCAATTACTAGTGCTGTTTCCAGTTTTGATCAGCAGACAGCTAGCCCTTCCGTACAAATTCAGCTAGGCGGGGGTGGGGAAAGCCTATTTACCAAAATTACCCGGGAAAATATTAATAAGCGTATGGCCATTGTGTTTGTTGAAACCAAGGCAACGACTCAAACCGTGGACGGAGTCAGCAAACGAATTAATCATCGTGAAGAGCGGGTGATTTCAGCACCAGTTATTCAAAATGCGTTGGGTAATAGTTTCCAGATTACTGGGCTGTCAGACAGTAAAGAAGCGAGTAATTTAGCCCTGCTACTACGGGCAGGTGCGCTGCCTGCAGTGATTTATCCCGTAGAGGAACGGACAGTCGGACCTTCATTAGGTAAAGAGAATATTCATCGTGGTATGGTGTCTCTGCAAGTGGGTATGGGGTTAATTTTAGTGTTGATGCTAGTGTACTACCGCTTCTTTGGTCTAGTCGCTAATATTGCATTATTTTTGAACCTGCTTTTGCTTAGCGCCCTGATGTCCATTATCGGTGCTACGTTGACTTTGCCTGGAATCGCTGGCTTTGTGTTAACGGTCGGGATGGCCGTTGATGCTAATGTCTTGATCTATGAAAGAATCAGGGAAGAGTTACGCAACGGTTTATCACCCCAGGCAGCAATGTTTGCAGGGTATGAACGGGCTTTTGCGACAATTATCGATGCCAACGTTACCACGCTTATTGTGGGTATAGTCTTGTTTGCTATAGGTACTGGGCCTGTTCGTGGTTTTGCAGTGATCTTATGCTTGGGATTGTTGACATCGATGTTAACAAGCATCACCTATACTCGTGCTATCGTAAATTGGTATTACGGTGGGCGGAATGTGAAAAAACTGTCAATTGGTATTTGA
- a CDS encoding VOC family protein: MSSSFSRLDWFDNAEQRPHPWPGLNWLTAMLVVPDVKKAVSFYEEVFGFVPIFELPDDQGELVFARLRYRGCNFTLSQESAFNFEGGSPQTTNNIPPFIFYVYVDDVDKLYAQAIAKGCRSLAEPNVQFWGDKTARLADPFGYRWDIALKVV; this comes from the coding sequence ATGTCTTCTTCATTTTCGCGGCTGGATTGGTTTGATAATGCTGAACAACGTCCTCATCCCTGGCCTGGATTAAACTGGTTGACTGCGATGCTAGTCGTGCCCGATGTTAAAAAGGCAGTGTCATTTTATGAAGAAGTCTTTGGTTTTGTTCCTATTTTTGAACTACCTGATGACCAGGGTGAGTTGGTTTTTGCCCGTTTGCGTTATAGGGGGTGTAATTTTACCCTAAGTCAAGAGAGCGCTTTTAATTTTGAAGGGGGTTCACCACAGACTACGAATAATATTCCGCCGTTTATTTTTTATGTGTATGTCGATGATGTTGATAAACTGTATGCTCAAGCTATTGCTAAGGGATGTCGATCCCTGGCTGAACCGAATGTCCAATTTTGGGGAGATAAAACAGCACGGCTTGCCGATCCCTTTGGTTATCGTTGGGATATTGCGTTAAAAGTAGTTTAG